CCAAAATGCAACTAAGGCTGCCCTTTTCGTTCGGAAAAACAAAAGCCACGGTGATGTCTGTGAAAATGAATAGTTATTTTGTTATGGAGACATTCAGTTCCGAATATCAGGAAGTGAGAGGCCCTTCCTCTGCATCTGCTTGTACATCCATTGCCAATTCTCAGGGGTTACCTCACCCCCAAGTGAACGAATAACTGATCCACCACTACATGACCCCACTTTGCAACATTCCTCAAGAGATAATCCCTTCACCAATCCATATAAGAAACCGCTAGCGAATAGGTCTCCAGCTCCTGTGGCATCAACTGCTTTTGCCTCCCCTATTGCCGGAACTTGGACAATCTGTCATACAACGAAATCAACCAAGGCTTCCATGAAAATGGGCACAATTTGGCCATATCCAAGTTCAGAATGGTAACTAGGTCAAAAGGCATATCCCTAAATGGAGGAATTGCTAAGTTGAAATTGACCAACCTCTTCCCCATGTTTCGCAATGCATCCATTGGACCCTAATGTAACCACAGCCCACCTGCAATATTTGGACAGATATTCAACTGCAGCTTCGGGATGTGCATTCCCTTCACCCCTAAAGAAGTAAAACAGAGAACTTAGAATCAGCAGCTAACACATGTAGTTACTGCAGCAATTTCCGAAATTCTGAATGAACATTAAAGGACTCTGTTCATTATTAGAAAAACAATTGACAGCCACCTTAGCAATTCTGTTGCCTCATCCTCATTGGCAAAGCAGAGATCAATATCCCCTGACTCCAGTAACTGTCGAAGAGGTACTCTAAAATTCCGCACCATCTGACGAAAGTCACACACTTTATAATGGAGAATTGTGAATTGAAGAACAGTTAGATGCCATTCAGAGATGAAATACCAGCACTCCATTAAATAGAATAGCAACCGTAAATCTAAATAATTTATTGTCACTTTCAAAATATGCAAGTAAACCACTTGTCTTACATGTTAAACATTAGATTCAACCTTCAGCAAAACATGAACCCGTAACAATTACCTCAAAACTTGCCAAATCCAACGAAACAGAGACACCCTGTTGTTTGGCAATTCTTATAGCTGCTTGAATAACTTCCAAATTGAATGCCCCAAATCTCATCACCAGCCACTGCAACGATAGATACATCATTAAGCTGAATGCTCCTCAATCAAAACAGCTCCAAAGAGCTGAATGATATATAATCTGTTCAAAAGTACCAATTCTACCCATCTACATTCTTATGCCATTGGCAAACCATGATCGAAAGAGTATGATAATCAGGGCTCCTTTGTTATAAATAATGGGGGGGGGGGAATCCACAAAATGCAGATTTGTTGTTTCAATTCTATAAAATAGGACTCACCTTGGAACCACTAAAATCCCCTTTGGTCAGTTCATCCCCCTGAAAAGAAAAGTGGAAAAGAAAAATTGATTGTAAATTTGCATTCAGTAAGCTGCACACAAAAATCCTTAAAATCAAGAAAGAAAACTAATTATGAAAAAAAGGGGGACCGTGACGTTCACCTGAACTTTTACAGCGGTTGCTAGGCAAGGTCGCATTGTACGATTGCCAAATGCATCAACCAGGCATACACACTGGACCATGACAGTTGCCAGGAAAGTTTTAGCACTTACCATTTAaagtacaattcaatttcatagaAACTGTATTCATGAAGGTTACCTGAGCTGTAGGCCCTTTCTTCTTTCTCAACCTTGAAACATTAACCCCACTAGTGTTCATGTTACATGCAAACAATTGACCTTGTTCATCATCCCCATAGGCCCCAATCATACCACAGTTAACCCCAAAGCCTGAGCTAAGCCCTCGAATAGTATTTGCAACACTTCCCCCAGCCATAGTTTTCATAGGAGATGAATCATCAGCTGAAGCAAGGACGTGCCTTTTCAACTCGCTTAATATATGCTCAAGCTCCTCCACCGCCACCTACATAATGATAGTCTTCAATAACAACAGAACCTCATTCCAACTATATCTATGATTTGTTCTCAtatcaaccaaaaaaaaaaaaagaaatccaaaaaacTTGGAATgaaaaacaaagataaaaaaGAATTGATAGAAAAAGCCCGTCACATTGGGACTCGAAATGTTCAGAAGAATATGAGTAGTTCAAAGCAAACAAATCTTGAGAAAAAATTAACGATTAAGGATTTATTAAAAAGTATAGTTAAAGGGgttaaaaaaagaaaggaaaataccGGAATAGAGCCACCACGTTCACCGGGAATTTGATCGAACAAGGACCCGTCGACCCGAGCCACGTGATCGATGAGGGCAGCTGGTTGGAGTCCCAGTATGAGAGGAACCTTAGGGTCAAGCTGAACCCTAGCCTCCCCATTCTTTAACAATGTTTCTGCTCCCATAACTTTAGGTAGTGTCTGCCTCGAAGACTCCCTATGAAATTGCAAAGAACATATGGTATTATATAGGCAGGGGGCGGAAATGCGTACCCCGCACTGCAAGCAGATGTTGAAGGTCCACGATATGGCACTCTTCTGCTCCCACTTTCGGCCTATTCAATTCCCTTTATTTCTCTCCATCAAAAAATAACcactttatttctatttatttatacaaaaaaaaagaaaaaaagaaagcctTTTGGTCCCAACAACGGTGTGGATTCTGAATCATGATTCTGACAGCTAAGTTTATTTGGGGTTTGTCGGTTAGTACTAATGAATAATGATATTCTGGCTTGTCTTCACCTTGTATTTCTAACTTGTAAAAAGGTGTCGATTCCAATAATTTCCAATTTGAGTGAGATTCTATAACTTGTGTTTTGGTTCCTAAAGGAGTCTTTATGACTTTGGGAACATCAATTACAGTAGTGCATTTTCATAGAAACTCATGCACATGCATATTCCCGACCCTTTCTTAAAACAACAAGGACTTAGTTAATGACATCACAAGCTTTTTAATTAGCAGAGAAACGTTCTTGTTTATTTGCCAAGACTGGATCAATGGAAGAGATCAAAAGGTACAGAGAGCCTTGAAATTTGTTAGTGGATGGTGGGGCATTGTCGTAGCCCTTGCCCTTCCTTAAAATTATACTTAATTATCATGATTTcagaaaaaaaggggaaaaaaatgcAATGGACAGAAACAAAAGGTAGAGGCTAAAGACTGTAAGATAAGACAATAATGGCCGTATACTTCCATTGCAGGCTTCAGATATCCATGAAACGAATAAAATTACACACCCCAGCACCAGCCGAAAgataataaccatttcaaatataaatattccAACTTATATAAAATGGGTCTTTTAGAGcatcttttaaatttaattaattataatgatAATGTTTTTTTCTAATATTGAATGAGCCATGACCTATTTACCATGTTAAGCTTGCTTGAATGGTTTTGTCTGATTTCCGTCCGGGGGCTGCTTTGGTTAATCATTGGCTTCCCTATGCATCTCCCTAGTGCTGTAGATTTCCAAAaacttaatataatataaaatacacaCCCACTACCTGACCTGCGGTTAAGCTTCACCCTCTTCACTGACATCCTAATGCATAATTACAAACCATTCGTACAACCcaataaagaaagaaaacagCACTTAACACCAAAATGTTAGAAAAGGAGAAATAGATGACAAGAGCACCAAAGTGCAAATAAATTAGCAACCCTTCTTTAATGGTGGCCAATCAGAAGCCAGCCGAAATTACGGGGACGGGTGGTTGTGTCATTGGCTTATTTAGATTCTCGGATCAATCAATGTTTTTCATTAATTATTGCAGAAAGAGATGGGATCTTTGGCATTAATAAACACagaaatacattaaaattttcttaagaaaTTTCGCACATGGGTTAGGTTCCAACAAAGATGTTGTAGGAGCTACGGCTCACAAGCTTGATTGGTTTTTGCTCCAAATATTCAAAGTTAAAACTGACAATGGTTGGGTTCAAAGAAATAagtagtttttttaattttgcccatGAGGCCCAAAAAAGCATAGTCGTGCAGTTGTCTTAGAGTTTGCCCGTGAGCACCCAATTGCTCAGTAATGCAACTTGCCCACAGATTTAGGTATTTGCAATACTCATATAAGGCCAAGAGTGACTTTAATAATTACAAAGCCACAACCATCGAGATTTCAAGCATCTTAGGTACAAGGAGCATTAGCCATCCAaattactctctctctctctctctctcttttctttttgttttggttatgaattgaaatgaatcaCTAACCATACGAAGAATAGGGCTTTACatttatactatatataaaagtacCAACAAGTGCTTCATCCTCAGCAGTACAACCATGTAAAACAGCACTATGACCTACTCGTTTCACTGTTTCAACCATAGCCTATGAATAGCAGGAACTTTTATCAACTTAATTCACATAATATTTCTGGTCAATGCCATTCGACTCACCAACAGTAACATTGTCCCCGATGAAAGTTGGTACTACTTTCCACCATGAATGCTGTTGACATCTCCTTTTTCCAAGATAAAATGGGGATGATCATGAGCAAAGATGGGCCATCAAACTTTTAGAACAAAAGGATCTGAATGAAGGGAAAAAAACGGAGATACTTATCCCCCAATCTTCAAAGCTTGAAAAGCCTTCACGTCTTAGTCTGTATATAATTGAATCCGGAAGCACCCCACACTGCTTGAGCAAAGGGACAAAAGAATAAGGTGTGTTCCACGGTCTCGACTTCCTCTCCGCATCTTAGACAACATGAATCTCCATGTCGAAAAAGAAAACATAAGTTTTCCTTAGTTGCTAGtgttgataagttaaattaaaaaggggttgaaaagtcaaaaatggtgggaggtgcaattggcaccgaaagaaaaaaaaatagttggcaagttgtttaaagttgaaagggataattgcaattttggtccctaattttttaggccatttgcaagttagtccctgaacttcaactataaataggcctaaccatttctcatttcaaccatcccaaccaatctttctctcttagttttctctcttctcccatttgagaattcttaaggaattctatttgtttgtaatactttggagatagtaaagttatcatctggtgttagtgcccgaggacgtaggtataatttaccgaacctcgttaaatctcttgtgttctttcttgtcctatttttctttcaatatttgagggtataatagtagtatttaattgtgctattaaattactatagaagggatattctgtctaaggaaagacttggtatttaagagatccatgtgatccacctctcttccctgggaattgaactttgtgtgattttttagtacaataatttacacgcttccgaccctattggaacaacaagtggtatcaagagccgaaggttaatcgtagtatgctctgtggttgcagtttaaactgatcttccacatcagaaaagatttccttaggtatattgaaagattatggagaaaacggtcggtgtaggagcttcaacatcgtccatgtggacaagaccgacaattgcaaatgcaagattggccgtggagatctttgatggcacgggccattttggtatgtggcaaagtgaggttctagatgccctttttcagcagggtctagacattgccattgatgaagaaaaaccagatgatgtacaggagaaagattggaaggcgatcaatcggttggcatgtggcacaattcgatcatgcctttctcgatagcagaggtatgctttttcaaaggagacttctgcaaataagttgtgggtggcacttgaagaaaaatttttgaagaaaaacagtcaaaataagctccacttgaagaaaagactgtttcgcttcacatacgtcccaagtaccacaatgaatgatcacatcaccaaatttaatcagttagtcactgatttgctgaatatggatgagacattcaaagataaagatttggctttgatgctgttggggtcacttcctgaggagtttgagttcctagaaactactctacttcatggcaggagtgatatatctctgagcgaagtctgtgcggccttatacagttatgaacagagaaagaaggacaagcagaaaaactcaatcagagatacagaagctttagtagtccgaggtcgttcatacactcggaagaaaactcaaaaggggagatcaaagtcaaagtccagactcgggaaagatgaatgtgctttttgtcatgagaaaggccactggaagaaaaattgtccaaagctgaagaataagggaaaagctgttgtagatgcttgtgttgctaagcatgatactagtgactctgaactatcactggttgcatcatcatcgtcgttccattcagatgagtggatgttggattcgggttgtacctatcatatgtcccctaaccgggagtggttctctgatttagtagaactaaatggaggagttgtttatatgagcaatgacaatgcctgtaaaactgttgggataggttcaatccaattaaagaatcaagatggatcaaccagagttctgactgatgttcggtacgtgcccagtttgaagaaaaatctcatctcattgggagccttggaatccaatggttcagttgttactatgagagatgggattttgaaagtgacatctggcgcacttatgatattgaagggcatcaggaaaaataacttgtattactaccaaggtagtacagttattggagcagtcgctgcagcttccggtaacaaagacttggactcaatgcagttgtggcatatgaagttgggacatgccagcgaaaaatccttgcaaattctggcaaagcaaggattgttgaaaggtgcaaaggcttgcaaattaaaattttgtgagcactgtgttctgggaaagcaaaagagagtgaaattcggcactgctatccataatacaaaaggtattttggaatatattcactcagatgtgtgggggccttccaaaacaccttcgttgggaggaaaacactactttgttacttttgttgatgacttttccagaagagtttgggtgtataccataaaaactaaagatgaagtgcttggagtttttcttaaatggaaaactatgataaaaaaccagactggcaagaaaatcaagcggcttaggacggacaatggaggggaatataaaagtgatccgttcttcgatgtgtgccaagagtatggtattgttcgacacttcacagttagggatacaccacaacagaatggagtggcagagcgtatgaatcgaacattgctggagaaagttcgatgtatgttgtccaatgctgggttgggcaagcaattttgggctgaggctgtgacatacgctggccatcttgttaatcgtttgccatcatctgcattagaaagaaaaactcctatggaggtatggtctggaaaaccagctacagattatgattccttacatgtgtttggaaccactgcatattaccatgtgaaggagtcaaagttagatccgagggcaaagaaagctctctttatgggaatcacttctggagtgaagggatttcgtctttggtgcttaagcacaaagaaaatgatctgtagcagagatgttacctttgatgaacctgccacattgaaaaaggtagcagataaagatattcagacgagcaatactccacagcaggtggagtgtactccaaaacaagTGGAGTTtaagcagatggggatttgcccagttaataagtctaattctccagccacaatggaggaattagaggttgaagatgttctgacccaagaaccactaagtacaccagaaccagttgcagttgcaaggccacggagagaaattcgtaaacctgctcgatttactgatatggtggcctacgcccttcccgttgttgatgatattcctatcacttatcaagaagcaatgcaaagcttagaaagtgataaatggaaaagcgccatggatgaagaaatgcagtctctccggaagaacaatacttgggagttggcgcaattaccgaaaggtaaaagggcaatcggatgcaagtgggtattcgcaaagaaagatggatctcctagcaagaaggatattcgctacaaggcaagattggtagctaaaggctacgctcagaaggagggaattgactacaatgatgtattttcccctgttgtgaagcattcctccattagaattttgttggccttggtagcacagttgaatttggagctagctcaacttgatgttaagacggctttcttgcatggtgagttagaagaggagatctatatgactcagccagaaggatacatagatgctggtggtagaaattgggtttgtaagcttaacaaatcgctatatggattgaagcaatccccgaggcagtggtacaagcgatttgatagctttatgagaaggcagaagtacacaagaagcaaatatgacaattgtgtgtatttgcagaagctgcatgacggatctttcatttatctactcttgtatgttgatgatatgttaatcgcttcgaagagccaaaatgagatagataagctgaaggctcagttgaatcaagagtttgagatgaaagatctaggtgaggccaagaagattctcggcatggagataagtagagatagacagagaggcaagctttgtttgaatcagaagcaatatctgaaaaaggtattacaatgttttggtgtaaatgaaaacacaaaacatgtaagtaccccacttgcttctcatttgaaacttagtgctcaattatctccgaaaactgaagaagaaagagaatatatggcgaaagtcccatatgctaatgcagttgggagtttgatgtatgcgatggtgtatacgaggcctgacatttcacaagctgttggagttgtgagcaggtatatgcatgatcctggaaaaggacattggcaagctgtgaaatggattctacggtatcttcgaaaaaccgtagatgttagtttaatttttgaacaagatgaagcacttggtcagtttgtagttggatatgttgattctgactttgctggtgatttagataaacgtcgttcaactacggggtatctgtttactcttgcgaaagccccagtgagttggaagtctaccttacagtctacagtagttgtgtctactacagaggcagaatatatggcagttacagaagctgttaaggaggctatttggcttaatggattattgaaagacttgggagttgttcaaagtcacattggtctatattgtgacagtcaaagcgctattcatttagcgaaaaatcaagtctatcattcaagaaccaagcatatcgacgtaagatatcactttgtgcgggaagtctttgaaaaaggaaaaattctacttgagaagattccgacaacagataatcccgcagatatgatgaccaaggtggtaacaacaatcaagtttaatcattgtttgaacttgattaacatcctgagaatttgagcacctttaggtgtatggcgctcgagagcgcatttggaggcactacaaaagatagctttatcgaatttggggagttgaaggaagtgtgtgaagatgtgattatcctaatcaaatcttcaaggtggagattgttgataagttaaattaaaaaggggttgaaaagtcaaaaatggtgggaggtgcaattggcaccgaaagaaaaaaaaatagttggcaagttgtttaaagttgaaagggataattgcaattttggtccctaattttttaggccatttgcaagttagtccctgaacttcaactataaataggcctaaccatttctcatttcaaccatcccaaccaatctttctctcttagttttctctcttctcccatttgagaattcttaaggaattctatttgtttgtaatactttggagatagtaaagttatcatctggtgttagtgcccgaggacgtaggtataatttaccgaacctcgttaaatctcttgtgttctttcttgtcctat
The genomic region above belongs to Gossypium hirsutum isolate 1008001.06 chromosome D05, Gossypium_hirsutum_v2.1, whole genome shotgun sequence and contains:
- the LOC107905439 gene encoding uncharacterized sugar kinase slr0537, with the protein product MGAETLLKNGEARVQLDPKVPLILGLQPAALIDHVARVDGSLFDQIPGERGGSIPVAVEELEHILSELKRHVLASADDSSPMKTMAGGSVANTIRGLSSGFGVNCGMIGAYGDDEQGQLFACNMNTSGVNVSRLRKKKGPTAQCVCLVDAFGNRTMRPCLATAVKVQGDELTKGDFSGSKWLVMRFGAFNLEVIQAAIRIAKQQGVSVSLDLASFEMVRNFRVPLRQLLESGDIDLCFANEDEATELLRGEGNAHPEAAVEYLSKYCRWAVVTLGSNGCIAKHGEEIVQVPAIGEAKAVDATGAGDLFASGFLYGLVKGLSLEECCKVGSCSGGSVIRSLGGEVTPENWQWMYKQMQRKGLSLPDIRN